A region of the Planktothrix tepida PCC 9214 genome:
TTATTAGGGAAACGATTACAAGATCAGTTACAACTCAATCAACCAATTGAGGTACAATTCATCCCCTCAAACTTGGAAAATCGAGAACAATTGGTAAAAGAGGGAAAAGTGCATTTAGAATGTGGCCCTAATACAATTATGCGAAATCTTCCTCCTGGAATTGTCTATTCTGATCGCTTTTTAGCAACGGGAGTTCATTTATTAGTTCGACCGGATAACCAAGCTTATATTCAACCATCAGGAGCTTTAGAAAATATTTCAATTGGAGTTTTACCAGGTTCCTTAACCCAACAGTTTATTAGCAGTCGTTATTCTTTGGCAAAAGTTGTAGAATATCCAGGGGTTGACGGTCGAAAAAATGCTGTGGAAGATGTGGTTCAAGGTCGTCTGAATGCCTTTGCTAGTGATGGATTATTATTAATTGGGGAAGTATTAAGAAATCCAGCCATTTCCACTCAAGATTATGCTTTAGTTCCCCAGGAACCTCTGACTTGTGAATTTTATGGCATGATTCTTCCTGAAGGAGATATATCTTGGATCAATACAGTCAATTCTTTGATATTAATCAAAGAAACCGTTAATATCTTAACAGGACTGTATGGCAAGAATTCTGAGTATGTGAAAACTTTAGAAGCGGCTCATAATAAATGCCTATTATAGTTGAGTAAAATTGCAGCTAGAGATAACCTAAAGGTCTAAGGTTTAAAGGGGTATCCTTTAGTATCAGTAGGGATACCCTGATTCTGGTCAAAACAGTTGTTTTTTCCTCTAAAAAATGTCACACTATTAATACTTTAAGTGATCGCGCCCGATTTGAGGCAATAGTATGAGCGATATCAACGGCCCCAAACCAGTTCCCAGTCATACATCCTCTTCATCTATTTTATTTCTCAATCGCTGTGTTGAGCAGATCTTTACGGACATTTTAGATCCGAATACACCCCTGTTTAAACCCAATGTTGTGATTTTGGGAGAATCTTATCCTGAATTCAAAGCAATTCTTCAAGAAGCCCGACAAAATAACTATCAGCAAATATTACCCACCTTAATCGCTGGATTACAATTTATTTTAGGCCGAGAAGCTTATGAGAATAAAGATTTAGAATCCACTCTTTATCATTATCGTCGTAGTTTAGAATATTGGCCATTGGCTTTAGCTCAAGGCGATTTAGAAATGCTATCTCGTCCTGACCTTGACACGATTCTTCCCAATCAATTTCTTGAACAAATGGGTGGAGTTTTATTTCATGTCGGGTTATGTTTTATCTCTTTAGCTCAGTCTAATGATAGAGCAGAAAAAAATATAAATTGGCAAGAAGCAAAAATTTATTTTGAGCAAAGTATAACCGTTTTTGAAAAAGCTAATCGCCCTGATTTAGTCTCTAAATTCATTGGAGAATTAGGTGAAGTTTTACGATACTTAGAAGACTGGGAAACGTTACAACAAGTTGCCCAAAAAGCGATTAATTTACATATATCTTATGGTTCAGAAGCCCAATTAGCACAAGATTATGGCTTTTTAGCCGAAGCTGCTTTGCATGAATCCAAGTGGGCACACGCCAATCAACTAGCTGAGTTAGCATTAGCGATTCAAGGTCAATCAATCTATGATGATCCAATGAGTAGCAGCACAGCATCTCATAATCCTTATCTTTATTTACTAGCAGAATCCACACAGGAATTTCAACAATGGCAAACAACAGTTAACCAATTAGAAGAAGCTTTACGGAAAAGCAATGTTGAGGATGATCCTAAAGGTTACTTAAAAATTTTAACAGCCTTACATAAGCTGTATTTGGATCAAGATTTATATACTCAAGCTTCCCGTTTAAAAGAAGAAAAAATCAGAATTGAATATCAATATGGATTACGAGCTTTTATTGGGGTACGGACATTGCAAGCTCAATCTCACCCGAATCATAAACAACAGTCTATTGCTTTAGAAATAGAAAATTCTAATCGTTTAAAGGACGTTCATACTTTATTAGAACGGATTCAAAACCCCGACAATAAACTGATTGTTCTTCAGGGAGAATCTGGCGTTGGAAAAAGTTCATTACTCAATGCAGGAATTGTCCCGATATTGTTAGAACAACGGTCTCAAAATCCTAGTATTGCTCGACCTATTTTACTGCGAATTTATACGGATTGGTTACGAGAACCAAACCCCAAAACCTGGAACTTGAATCCGGTTTTAAATTTACTTAAGCAAAATGATCAAAATCAGATTCCAACGGTATTAATTTTTGATCAGTTTGAAGAGTTTTTTGTGGTTTGTCAGCAGTTAGAACAACGATTACCTTTTTATGAATTTTTAAAAGAAAGTTTGATGCTGACTTCAATTACGGTGTTACTTTGTTTAAGAACTGATGCTTTACATTATTTACTAGAATGTGCTCATCGTACTAACCTAGAGGATATTATTCACTCTGAGATTCTCTCGAAAAAGGTGATTTATAGTTTAGAAAACTTTACATTAAGTCAAGCACAAACGTTTATTCAAAATCAAATTGAACGCGCTCAATTTAAAATAGAACCTGATTTAATGTCTCAATTGCTTCGGGATTTAACCGTTGATATTGATCGTATTCGACCCATTGAACTTCAATTAATTGGGACTCAATTACAAGTTCATGATATTCAAACTTTAAATCAATATGAACAGCTTGGAGAACATCCTAAGCAAAAATTATTAGAACATTTTTTAGATGAAGTTATTCGAGATTGTAGTGCTAAAAATGAACGAACAGCGATTAAAATCTTGTATGGTTTAACCAACAAGCAAGAACACCGCCTGCTAAAAACTAGCAAAGAAATTGCGGAAGAATTAGATACAGAATTTAGTAAAATAGAACCTTTATTAGAAATTTTAGTTGAAGAAGGATTGATTTTACATATTCCTGATATTCCTGATGATCGATATCAACTGACCCATGATTATTTAGTGGCGTTAGTTCGTTACCAAAAAGGAGAACGATTAATTGCTGGGTTAGAATTAGAACGAGATAAAGCTCAACGCAAAATTATTGAAGAGAAACCCAATAGTTTTGTCAATCGTGCGATCGCCTCTGTCTTACGTTGGATTAATGCTGATTAATATTATGGAAAATATCTCTCCAACCGAACAAGAAAAAATGCTATCAGGGGCATTATATTTCGCTAATGATGCTGAGTTAATCAGTACCCGCAAACGAGCTTCTAAACTGACTCGTTTATACAATAACACAACAGAAGAACAGTTAGAAAAACGTCAAGAAATTCTATTAGAATTATTCGCTAAAATTGGAGATAACGTACAAATTACTCCCCCTTTTTATTGCGATTATGGGTGTTATATTAAACTTGGAAGTAATGTTTACATGAACTATAATTGTATCATTTTAGATTGCAATTTTGTTGAAATTGGCGATAATGTTTTATTAGCACCTAATGTTCAAATTTATACTGCTTATCATCCGATTGAGCCTGAATTACGTCTAACAGGAAAAGAACTAGCTGCACCGATTAAAATTGGTCATAATGTTTGGATTGGAGGAGGCACTATTATTTGTCCAGGGATAGAAATTGGCGACAATACAACCATTGGAGCGGGGAGTGTTGTTGTTAATAATATTCCTGAACGAGTTGTTGCGGCGGGGAATCCTTGTCGCGTGATTCGGACATTATAAAAAGCACCATAAAATATAGAGACGCGCTGTAGCACGTCCCTATAGTTCTGTTCAATTTAATTTTAATTGGTGAACCCTTCTAAATTGAAGACTTCTTCCTCAGAATTATTCCCTAAATCTTTCGTTTCTTCCTGAGTCAAATTAGAATTTTCTTCAGGAGAAATTACCTTTTCTTCCGTTAAATTAGCGGGGGTTTCTTGACGCAATGAAGTTCCATTTAAAGCTGTCCAAGTCGCTTCATTAACGTGATTACTCGTTTCTAACCCCTGGGCTGTTTGGAATTCATGCAACGCCGTTAAGGTGCGAGAGCCCAAAATCCCATCAATGGGGCCAGGATTATAGCCTTTAGCTTCTAAACGTTCTTGTAAGATGCGAACATCGCTTCCGCGTGAACCTCTGGCTAAAAGGCTTTCCTGTTGAACCGGACTCGCAATTTCAGGCTCTGCCGATAACGCCTGCCAGGTATTTCGGTCTACAACCCCCGTCACCTCTAATCCTTTAGCAGCCTGAAATGCTCGAACCGAAGCCGTTGTCCGAGGGCCAAAAACACTGTCAATTTTCCCCGGACTAAACCCATGAGCTTTTAAATGTTGTTGTAACCCCGTCACCTGGGAACCTTCTGTTCCCTGGGATAACACCCGTTCCCGTCGGCGCGACGGTTGAGGTTCAACTTGATAAAATGGTTCAGAAAAAAGTTCTCGTCTTGCACCTTCTTTATCAGT
Encoded here:
- a CDS encoding amino acid ABC transporter substrate-binding protein, translated to MKTKLATMALSLILSVILPLPSLAGTVLEDIKRTGVLKAGIRQDAPPLGFVSADGKWEGYCIELMELLGKRLQDQLQLNQPIEVQFIPSNLENREQLVKEGKVHLECGPNTIMRNLPPGIVYSDRFLATGVHLLVRPDNQAYIQPSGALENISIGVLPGSLTQQFISSRYSLAKVVEYPGVDGRKNAVEDVVQGRLNAFASDGLLLIGEVLRNPAISTQDYALVPQEPLTCEFYGMILPEGDISWINTVNSLILIKETVNILTGLYGKNSEYVKTLEAAHNKCLL
- a CDS encoding nSTAND1 domain-containing NTPase, with product MSDINGPKPVPSHTSSSSILFLNRCVEQIFTDILDPNTPLFKPNVVILGESYPEFKAILQEARQNNYQQILPTLIAGLQFILGREAYENKDLESTLYHYRRSLEYWPLALAQGDLEMLSRPDLDTILPNQFLEQMGGVLFHVGLCFISLAQSNDRAEKNINWQEAKIYFEQSITVFEKANRPDLVSKFIGELGEVLRYLEDWETLQQVAQKAINLHISYGSEAQLAQDYGFLAEAALHESKWAHANQLAELALAIQGQSIYDDPMSSSTASHNPYLYLLAESTQEFQQWQTTVNQLEEALRKSNVEDDPKGYLKILTALHKLYLDQDLYTQASRLKEEKIRIEYQYGLRAFIGVRTLQAQSHPNHKQQSIALEIENSNRLKDVHTLLERIQNPDNKLIVLQGESGVGKSSLLNAGIVPILLEQRSQNPSIARPILLRIYTDWLREPNPKTWNLNPVLNLLKQNDQNQIPTVLIFDQFEEFFVVCQQLEQRLPFYEFLKESLMLTSITVLLCLRTDALHYLLECAHRTNLEDIIHSEILSKKVIYSLENFTLSQAQTFIQNQIERAQFKIEPDLMSQLLRDLTVDIDRIRPIELQLIGTQLQVHDIQTLNQYEQLGEHPKQKLLEHFLDEVIRDCSAKNERTAIKILYGLTNKQEHRLLKTSKEIAEELDTEFSKIEPLLEILVEEGLILHIPDIPDDRYQLTHDYLVALVRYQKGERLIAGLELERDKAQRKIIEEKPNSFVNRAIASVLRWINAD
- a CDS encoding sugar O-acetyltransferase yields the protein MENISPTEQEKMLSGALYFANDAELISTRKRASKLTRLYNNTTEEQLEKRQEILLELFAKIGDNVQITPPFYCDYGCYIKLGSNVYMNYNCIILDCNFVEIGDNVLLAPNVQIYTAYHPIEPELRLTGKELAAPIKIGHNVWIGGGTIICPGIEIGDNTTIGAGSVVVNNIPERVVAAGNPCRVIRTL
- a CDS encoding peptidoglycan-binding domain-containing protein; translation: MGIRTAIIAGLFSLVLPAFAPVAFATSNSSLGLTESWQEGSNSGFTSSVTDKEGARRELFSEPFYQVEPQPSRRRERVLSQGTEGSQVTGLQQHLKAHGFSPGKIDSVFGPRTTASVRAFQAAKGLEVTGVVDRNTWQALSAEPEIASPVQQESLLARGSRGSDVRILQERLEAKGYNPGPIDGILGSRTLTALHEFQTAQGLETSNHVNEATWTALNGTSLRQETPANLTEEKVISPEENSNLTQEETKDLGNNSEEEVFNLEGFTN